The proteins below are encoded in one region of Methanosarcina barkeri 3:
- a CDS encoding ABC transporter permease, with product MYELKIALRQVFSRKRQTFFAILAVALAVAVITVMMAMLSGFQGELIKSSTENNPHIVINPQDEKEGFIHLYRYNSALISDKEGVIAVSPKYLGQAALEHKDNAEGISLQGIEPEAEDKVMRVSKDIVEGSFLSLTHTRHGIVLGDKLAENLEVQPGDRVDAVFPGSKTTSFKVIGLIHTGTAADEVTAYARLDSVQEFFNEPGVVSTIGIRVADPYKADSIASSIERETELNAVSWIEANAEILNLLNTQKVFVNIFYILIYGIAGFGIANTLITIVAQRTREIGILKAMGASQKSIMIVFLFQSVILGAIGLVLGTILGYIATITLQSYKIAVPQEMYFGLQTLPLEVEPLNFVYAAFFAFIINIISGIYPARKAAKLDPVKAIESA from the coding sequence ATGTATGAATTGAAAATTGCTTTGAGGCAAGTTTTTTCCAGAAAAAGGCAAACCTTTTTTGCCATACTTGCAGTTGCCCTTGCCGTCGCTGTAATTACGGTAATGATGGCAATGCTTTCTGGCTTTCAAGGAGAGCTTATAAAGTCCAGTACTGAGAATAATCCCCATATTGTTATCAATCCTCAGGATGAAAAAGAAGGGTTTATTCATCTTTACAGATACAATTCAGCCCTGATTTCGGATAAAGAAGGAGTTATAGCGGTATCTCCTAAATATCTGGGTCAGGCAGCCCTGGAACATAAGGACAATGCAGAAGGTATTTCACTTCAGGGAATTGAACCTGAGGCTGAAGATAAGGTTATGCGAGTAAGCAAGGATATAGTAGAAGGGAGCTTTCTATCGCTTACCCATACAAGGCACGGAATAGTACTTGGAGATAAGCTTGCGGAAAATCTTGAGGTTCAGCCTGGGGATCGGGTAGATGCGGTATTTCCGGGCTCAAAAACAACTTCTTTTAAGGTTATAGGTCTGATCCACACAGGAACGGCTGCAGATGAGGTAACAGCTTATGCAAGGCTGGACTCGGTACAGGAATTTTTCAATGAACCCGGAGTTGTAAGCACAATAGGGATCAGGGTTGCAGATCCATATAAGGCAGATAGTATTGCAAGTTCAATTGAAAGGGAAACCGAGCTTAACGCAGTAAGCTGGATAGAAGCAAATGCAGAAATTCTTAACCTTCTAAACACTCAGAAGGTTTTCGTAAACATTTTCTATATTCTTATTTACGGAATTGCAGGTTTCGGGATTGCAAATACTCTGATTACCATTGTTGCCCAGAGAACCCGAGAAATAGGCATATTAAAAGCTATGGGAGCCTCTCAAAAAAGCATAATGATTGTCTTTCTTTTCCAGTCTGTGATTCTCGGAGCTATTGGGCTGGTTTTGGGCACTATCCTGGGTTATATTGCAACCATTACTCTGCAGAGTTATAAAATTGCAGTCCCTCAGGAGATGTATTTCGGGCTCCAGACACTTCCTCTTGAAGTCGAACCTCTAAACTTCGTATATGCTGCTTTCTTCGCCTTCATAATTAATATAATCTCAGGTATCTACCCTGCAAGAAAAGCTGCAAAGCTTGATCCTGTAAAAGCCATAGAAAGTGCCTGA
- a CDS encoding ABC transporter ATP-binding protein — translation MTEENPIIELKNLTKTYKNGMEFRALDNANLKIKKGEFVAIVGPSGSGKSTLMHLIGLLDTPSSGTLLIDRNNVTNMSDKERSEIRNRMLGFVFQYHHLLPDFTALENVMMPLLIAGKKRKEAKETAEKLLKEVGLEDRMDHKPGELSGGQNQRVAIARALSCSPAIVLGDEPTGNLDTKTGDRIYELLRQLNKEYNQTFIVVTHNDDMALKADRVIRLVDGKITAQ, via the coding sequence ATGACAGAAGAAAACCCAATAATCGAGCTTAAAAATCTGACAAAAACCTATAAAAACGGAATGGAATTCCGTGCTCTCGATAATGCAAATCTGAAAATAAAGAAGGGGGAATTCGTGGCAATTGTCGGACCATCAGGATCAGGTAAAAGTACACTTATGCACTTAATAGGCTTGCTGGATACTCCGAGTTCAGGCACTCTACTGATAGACAGGAATAACGTAACAAATATGTCTGACAAAGAACGTTCTGAGATCAGAAACAGGATGCTTGGTTTTGTCTTCCAATATCATCATTTGCTCCCTGATTTTACAGCCCTGGAAAACGTAATGATGCCACTTTTGATTGCTGGGAAAAAGAGGAAAGAAGCAAAGGAAACTGCCGAAAAACTCCTGAAAGAAGTAGGACTTGAAGACCGGATGGATCACAAACCCGGTGAACTTTCAGGAGGACAGAATCAGAGAGTTGCAATAGCAAGAGCATTGAGCTGTTCTCCTGCAATTGTACTTGGGGATGAACCGACAGGTAATCTCGATACAAAAACAGGTGACAGGATTTACGAACTTCTCAGGCAGTTGAATAAGGAGTATAATCAGACATTTATCGTAGTTACTCATAACGATGATATGGCTTTAAAAGCTGATAGAGTTATCAGGCTTGTGGATGGGAAAATTACGGCTCAGTAA